The DNA region AGCCCGACGCGCGCGTGATGACGGGCGAGCTCTACCCGCCGGTGCCGGGCGGCTTCTCCGCGCGCACGCAGGACCTCGAGCCGGGCGCGACGATCCCGAAGCCGGTCGCGGTCGCGTCGGCGGAGGCGCTCGCGTGGGCGGTCGCGTACGGCGAGATGGGCGATCCGCGGAGCTTCAAGCGCCCGGTCCGGGTGACGATCCCGCGCGCGCTCCCGACCGACGACGTCCTCGTCGTGCGCGACAAGAAGGGCGCCGCCGGCGGCGATCCGAAGAAGCCGGCCGCGATCACGCCGCTCTCGCCGACGCCGTGGAAGGGCGGCGCGACGCTCGATCTCGTGGAGGGCCCGGCGCACCTCGCGAACGGCGCCGCGGTCCCCACGACCAAGGCGGCGAGCACGAAGCAGCTCCCGAGCGCCGACGGCGTCGCGGTCGTGTGCTCCACGCTCGACGAGGTGCGCGAGATCACGTCGCGCGCGCAAGAGCTCGCCTCGAACGTGCGCGCGGTCGTCGCGCCGTTCATCCCGTCGGGCTCGGTCGCGGTCTTCAGCGGGCTCGGCATCGCCGCGCTGAAGATCGACGCCGCCGCGGCGAAGAGCCTCAAGGGGCAGCGGTCGATCGCGCTGCCGGAGCCGAGCAAGTGGTCGGAGAAGGGGCCGACGACGGTGAGCCTCGCGGGAAGCGGGGCGCAAAAGGTGCAGCTCTCCTGGCTCGCGCTCGGCTCCGAGCGTGCCTGGGCGAGCGCCGGGACCGCACGTCCATCGGTCTCGCGCTCGCGAACGTGATCTTGTAGCTTGGGGAGACCTTGTCCAAGGGCCGACTGACTCGGAACGAGCTCTCCTGGCTGCTGACCCAGGAGGCGCAGAACGCGGCCGAGCGCCTCCGCGTCGGCGTCACGTTCCTGCGCACGCAGGCGCCGCCGCCGCCGAGCGCGGCGGAGGACCCCGCGCACGGGGTCGAGACGTCGCTCGACGCGCTCGACGACGTGATGAAGATGCTCTCGAACCTGAACCAGCGGGCGCCGGCAGGCGCCGCGGGTCAGGCGGCGCCGCAGGGACGGCGCGGGCGCATCGACCTCGCCGCGCTGTTGATGGAGGCCGCGCCCGACGCGCGCGTCTCGATCGAGCCGGGCAGCGGCACCGAGGTCTACGGCGACGAGGCCGACATCCGTCGCATGCTCCAGGTCCTCGTCGGCCACGGCCACGGTGACGGCACGCAGGTCAACATCCGTCGCGACGGCGACGAGGTGAAGGTCTCCGTCACGCTCGGCCCCGATCTCTCGCCGACCGCGGAGACGGAGCGCGCGTGGCTCTCGCGCGTCATCATCCGCTACGGCGGCCGCCACGAGCTCGAAGGCGGCAACGAGGTCCTCGTGTTCCCCGCCGAGAGCGCGAGCGACCGCAACGAGAGCGCCGCGCTCCGCAAGGAGCTCGACGAGGCGCGCAAGCAGGGCGAGGTCTACGCGCGCGAGCTCGCCGCCGTCTTCGACAAAGGCGAAGAGGTCACCGCGTTCTCGAGCATGCCGCCCGCGCCCGGCGGCTCCGCGATCGAGCGCTTCGAGGCGATGACGAAGCTCTGCTCGGGCATCGCGTCCGAGCTCCGCTCCGTCCTCGGCCCCGCCGGCCGCGAGCTCGGCTCGATGCGGCGCCACGAGATCACGGACGAGCAGCTCGACACGCTCCGCCGCCGCGTCTCGCACGCGCAGGAGATCGTCGCCACGCTCGGCGGCGTCGGCGAGCTCCGCACCGACGAGCTCGAGACGGAGATCGATCTCGGCGAGGCGGCCCGGGCCGCGGCGCGCGCGCTCGGCGGCCTCGCGGAGAAGGCCGGCGCGCGCGTCAACGTCACGGTGAAGCCCGAGGGCGGCCACGTCACGGTCCGCCGCGGCGCGCGCGCGATCGAGGTGATCCTGCGCGAGCTCGTCGCCCACGCGCTCGAGGCGTCGCCGCGCGGCGCGGTCGTCGAGGTCGCCGTCACCGCCTCCGAGAACGGCTCCGGCGTGCGGCTCGTGGTCGACGACGCGGGCTCGCCGCTCCCGGCCTCCGGGCGCCGCGGCTTCATGACGCTCGAGACGCACGCGGGCACGTATGGGCGTCCGTCGGCGCTGCCGGTCTTCCTCGCGGCGGAGCTCGCGGCGTGCCAGCGCGCGTCGCTCGAGCTCAGCGATCCGCCGGCGACGCGCGGCGACGGCTCGGGGCTCCGCGTTGCGGTAACGTTCGCAGACGGCTGAGGAACACACATGCGCGTTCTCATCATCGAAGACTCCGACTCGATCGTCCGGATGATCCAGGCGCTGATGAGCGGCCGCGGTCACGAGGTGAAGAGCGCCGGCTCGGGCGCGCGCGGCATCGAGGAGGCGCTCGCGTGGAAGCCGCACGCCATCCTCCTCGACATCAACCTCCCCGGCGCCTTCGACGGCATCCAGGTCTGCGAGAAGCTCCGCGCCGACGCGACGCTGAAGGACACCCCCGTCATCATCATCAGCGCGATGAACGACGAGGAGGTGAAGCGGAAGGCCTTCACCGTCGGCGCGACCGCCTTCTACGACAAGCCGTTCAGCCCGCTCGCCCTCCTGAAAGAGGTCGAGTCGCTGCAGAGGCGTTCCGTTCCGAGCTTCTGACGCCCGCCTTCAAGGCGACTTGGCGATCACCATCTCCGGATCGTTCGGGATGGTCGTGCGCATCAGGATGCGGGGGCCGGCGTAGCTCGGGCGCCAGAGCAGGTAGTCGAGCGTGAAGTCCGTGACCGCGACGCCGCCGGCGAAGGGGATGACGGCGCCGTTCGCGTAGCGGCCCCAGTACGAGTTGCGTGCGCGGAACGTCTTGATGACCGCGTCGTCGGTGAGCGAGTCGGCGATCGCCTCGGGGCGCGTCTCCGCCACGCCGGCGGGGAGGAGGCCGAAGTGCGGGGTCTGCACCGAGAGGTCGAACACCATGACCGCGTGGTCGTACCACTGGTCCGAGAGCACGCCGTCGGCCGGCTTCTGGTAGGTGCCTGTCGCGTCGATCGCGTCGTCGTCCGAGGTCTCGCTCATCACGACCGGGAGGTCCTGCACGAGCGAGCGCTGGATGCGGCGGAGGTAGCCGCGGACCTTGTCCTCGCTGCCGGGCGGCTTCACGTCCGAGTACGCGTACGGGCCGGTGCGCTCGCCGCGGTAGGCGTCCGAGCCCTCCGCCAGCGAGCCGATGAGGTCCTGCGCCGTGACCGGCCTGCCGTCGGTCCCGTAGCCGACCGTGATGTCCTCGAGCTTCTTGATGCGCGTCTTCGCGTGGGTCGCCGTGCCCGTCACGAACGTGCGCGTGAACGTGTCGTCGAAGGCCTTCGTCATGTCCGCGACGACGCGGGGCTCGAGGTGCCACGCCGTCGCGAGCGTCTCGGCGACGAGCTTGCGGTCCGCGCGCGCGGCGGGCGTCTGCAGCACGCCGCGCGTGAGCTCGTGCTGGACCGCCTCGAACGCTTGCTGATGCCGCTCCGCGAACGTGCCGGCGGGGAGGGTGGTGAGGAACTCCTCCTCCGTCATCCAGCCGAAGCGCGTGAGGAGGTCCGCGGCGGTGCCCCACGAGCCGGTCGCGCGGAGCGTGAAGATGGGGTGCTCGAGGGCGCCGGGCGCGCTGATCTGGTCGAGCCAGTAGAGGAAGCTGACGTACGCCTCGGAGAGGTCGACCTGCGTGCCGCCGACCGGGCGCGCCGAGAGGGCCTCGATCCACGCGTTCGTCGCGAACACCCAGCAGTTCGCGATCGACTGCTGCACCGGCGGCGGCGGCGAAACCGTCGTGATTTCGCTGGTGTCGCGCGCGGCGTCCGGGCTCGTGTCGGCGCACGCCGCCGCCCCGAGGGCGAGCATCAGGGCGGAGAGCCGGCCACGCATCGCGCGCGGCGTAGCACCTCCTCGTGGGTCGCGCTTCCCGAAATTCCGCCGGGTCAGCGTCTCGAGACCCTAGACGAGCATCGAGAGGTTCTTTTTGGCGCGCTCTTCCGCCGCAGCGATGACCGCCTTCGCTTCGTCGGCGGGGATGCGGAGCTTGGTGGCGAGATCATTGACGATTTTGATCTCGTCGGCGTGCTGGTGGCCGTCGGCGAAGGAGAGGAGGACCGCGATCTGGAGGAGGACGCGGCGATCGCCGGCGGAGAGCTCCTGCAGATCGATGTCGTCGAGCGTCCGCTTCTCCTTCGCGTATTCGCGGAGCTGCTCGCGCTCCGACTCGGTGGCGCCGTAGGCCTCGAGGAGCCCGTCGAGCATCTCGCGCTCTTTCTGCGCGAACTCACCGTCCGCCCAGGCCACCGGAACGAGCGCTCGAACGATCGCGTATTCTCCGTCGTGCATGGTCCGGAGGATCGGCGTCCTCGGGCCCGCGGTCAAGGCCCAGTCACCGCGCTGACCGTCACGATCTTGTTCCCCTTCGTGTCCGGCGCGGCGGCGGCGATCTGCTCGTCGCTCACGTGGATGCGCTTCCGGACCGGGGTCTTGTCCTTGTCCTTCTCCGGTTTGTCGCTGGAGGGCGCCGCGACGAGGATGTCGATGTCGCCGTCGCACCGCTGTTCGATTCTCGCGCGGCCGTCGGGGCCGGGGCCCGCGAGGAGCCAGACCTCCGCGCCGCGCACGTTGGAGACGACGTGCACGGTGCCGGCGCTGCCCGAGCCGCCCACGTCGCTGTTCGGCTCGGCCGGCGGCCAGGGATCGACAGTGCCCGGCTTCGGCCGCGACGGATCGAGCTGGATCGGGACCTCGATGCGCGGCTTGCCGTCCGAGCCTTTGTCCCAGACCGACTCGGCGGGGATGACGGCGCGGCGCGGCGCGTAGCCCTCCGCCGTCGCGACGAGCTCGAGGCGGGCGCCGACCGGCATCTGGTCGACGTCGACCGGGGCCTGGCCCACGCGGAGCAGCACCTCGGCCTTCGCCGGCACGTCCGTGACGACGAGCGTGAGCCGGCACGCGGGAGCGTTGGGGGCCGGCGCGCCGGAGACGGGGATCGCCGGCGTGATCGGCGCGGGCTTCTTCCCGACGAAGACGTGCGGCGCATACTTGTAGATTGCAATGGTCGCCCCGCCGAGGAGGAGGAGCAAAAAGACGAGGATCCCCATGCTCGTCTTCGGGGCGCGCGGGGCGTCGTGGATCGAGCGGCGTCGCTGCGTCGCGGCGGCGGGATCGCTCTCCTCCGCCGGGCTCGTGCGCTTGAGGGCCTCCTTCTCCTTCTTCGGCTCCGGCTCGTCCGTCCGTGAGGCGGGCGGCGTCGAGTTGCCGCGGAGGACGGCGGGCGCGCCCGCGGCGGCGGCGCCGGTCTTCGGTGCGTCCCCGAAGAGCGGGCTCGGCGGGCCGCTCTTCTTCTTCGCGTTGACGGGCGGCAGCGCGTCGTTCGCGCTGACGTCCGGCGCGGGCAGGCTCGCGTCGGCCATCGCGAGGAGCGCGTCGACGCTCTCTCCCTCGCGCTCGCGGTCGCGCGGGAGGGGGCCGCGGCCGACGTCGTCGGCGAGCTCGGCGAGCGTGCGCGCGTCGGGGGCGGACGGCGTCGGCGCGAGGCCCGCCATCGATTTGAGGTCGCGCGCGAGCTGGCGGTCCTCGGCCACGTTCGAGACCCCGAACGATCCGAGGAGCTCGTCGACCGCGTCGTTCCGGACGCGCGGCGCCGGCGACGCGTCCGCTGCGCGCGCGTGCTCTTCGAGGCCGTGGAGCGCGCTCGGCGGGCCGGGCGGCCGCTGAGGCTGCGGCGGAGGCGGCGGCGGACCCGACGCCGCGCTCTTCACGGGCGGCGGCGGTATCGACGTGGTCTTCGGCTTCGGCGCGACGGGCGTCGGCGCGAAGGGATCGTGCTTGGGGTCTTGGTCTTCAACGTCGGGGGCTTCGCCCCCGACACCCCCACCCCAGACACGGCCCTCGCGCTGCGCGCTCGGGTCGCTTCGCGACCGCTGTGGCGGCCGCGTCTGGGGCCCGTCGCTGGCTTCAACGTCGGGGCTTCGGCCCGACACGCCACCGCCGCCCCGGCCCTCGCGCTGGGCGCTCGTGTCGCTTTGCGACCGCGTCTGGGAGCCCTCGCTTGGCTCTGCCTCAACGTCGGGGCTTCGGCCCGACGCGCCACCGCCGCCCCGGCCCTCGCGCTGGGCGCTCGTGTCGCTTCGCGACCCCTCGTGCTTGGCGGGGTCCTGTTTGGGGGGGTCGTGCTTGGGGGGGTCGTGCTTGGCGGGGTCCTGCTTGGAGGGGGGGCTTGCTTTGGGGGGGTCCTGCTTCGAGGGGAGGGGGGCGGCGGAGGCGTTGCGGCCGACGCCCTGGGTGACGCGCTTCACCTCGCGCGAGAGGCGGGCGAGCGCGCGGCGGCCGGCGGCGCGGTTCACCGGGATGAGGGCGGCCTCGAGCTCCTCGACGAGGGCGGGGAGGCCGTTGCCGGGCTTGCGCTTCGCGGCCTGGCCGAGCGCGGGGGTGCTCGAGCCGCTCGCTTCGAGGAGGCGCACGAGGAGCTGGCGGACGCTCGCCTCGGCGTCGCCGGTGGTGGTCGCCTTCTTCGGGCGGACGAGCGCGACGGTGCCCTCCTCGCTGATGAACACCGTCTTCGGGTCGACGTCGCCGCTGCCCGCGTCGGTGCCGTCGGCGATCTCGAGCGCGAGGTACCCCGCGAGCTCCGCCGCGAGCGGGACGCGCTTCGCGGAGACGACCGCGAACACGTCGTCGAGCGTGATCGAGGCCTCGAGCGAGCTCACGAAGCGGCCTCTCGCGCGTCGATGCGCATCGGCAGCCCGCGCGCGGCGAGGTGGGCCTTCGCCTGGCCGATCGTGAACGTGCCGTCGTGGAAGATCGACGCCGCGAGGATGCCGCTCGCTCCTTCGAGCGCGGCCTCGGCGAGGTGGTCGAGCGTGCCCGCGCCGCCGGACGCGATCACCGGCGCCGAGGCGAGCCCGCGGATGGCCCGGAGGAGCTCGAGATCGTAGCCGGCAAGCGTTCCGTCGCGGTCCATGCTGGTGAGGAGGATCTCTCCGGCGCCGAGATCGATGACACGCTTGACCCAGTCCGTCGCCGAAAGATCCGTCTTCGTCCTACCACCCCGGACGTAGACGTCCCAACTTCGCGGCGTCTCCGCGCGCTTCACGTCGACCGCGACGACGATCGCCTGCGTTCCCCAGCGCTTGGCGCAGCGCTCGACGAGGCCCGGATCGCGCACCGCCGCCGAGTTGAGGCTCACTTTGTCGGCGCCGGCCTCGAGGAGCGCCTCCACCCCGGCCTCGTCGGTGACGCCGCCGCCGACGGTGAGGGGGGTGAACGTCGCGTCGGCGGTGCGGGCGACGACGTCGAGCATCGCGCGCCGGCCCTCGTGCGTGGCGGTGATGTCGAGGAGCGTGATCTCGTCCGCGCCCTCCTCGTCGTAGCGGCGCGCGTGCTCGGCGGGGTCCCCTTTGTCGACGAGATCGACGAACTGCACGCCTTTGACGACGCGCCCGTCTTTAACGTCGAGGCAGGGGATGATCCGCTTCGTGAGCATGAGGGGCTCACACGCGGATCGTGTAGCCCTTGCTCTCGTGGATCTCGAGGAGCTTCTCCACCGAGCCGAGGTTGTTCTCGATCGACTCCTGGACGATCTGCGTCATCGTCGCGCTCGAGCCTTTGAGCGCCTCGTAGTAGCGCTGGCGCTCGGTGGAGTGGACGATCGCCGGCGGATAGCCGTGGCGAAGGAGGATGAGGTTCATGAGGAGGCGCGCGACCTTCCCGCTGTCGGTGGCGAAGGGGAAGATGCGCAGGAGATCGTAGTGCGCGCGCGCGGCGATGCGGACGGGGCTCCGCGTGCGGCGCGTCTCGGGGTCGACCGTCCACTCGAGGATCTGCCGGACCTTGTGCGCGATCTTGTCGGGCGGGGCGTACTCGTGGAAGTAGAGGCGGTGCTGCGGGATGTCCTTCCGGTACTTCACCGTCTTGATGTCCCCCTCCTCCGGATGGAGGATGAGGTAGATCTTCTTCACGATGTCGACGTTGATCGGCAGCTTCTTCTTCGTCGCGTAGTCGCGGATGAAGTCGAGGGCCTCGCGGTGCCGGCGGATCTCCTCGGCGATCGGCTGGATGCTCGAGTCGGTCGCGAGCGCGGCCTCGGGATCGATCGCGGCGCGGAGCTCCTGGCCGGTGTAGACGGAGCCTTCGAGCGCGCTGTCATGGTAGATCCACGACATGTCGAGCCCGTCGCGGTAGCTCTTCTGGAACTCGGGCCCCGCGGCGAGGAGGCGCTCCTCCAGCTTGGCGACCCGCTCCTCGGTGGTGAGCGGCTTCGGCGGCGGCGCGACCTTGACCGCCGGAGGGGCGGACCGCTTGGGGCGAGGTGCCTCCGCCTTCTTGGCGGTTTTCGGTGAAGCTTTCGCGGCCATGCCGGGGGCGCACCGTAGTGGCCGGGTGCCGCGATCGTCAACAAATCGCGGAATACTCGCCTGAATACAAATGGTTATCTAGGTGTGGTCAAAGGTGCGCGAAAGATTTGCGGACAAGGACTGGCATCTGTTCAAATGTTCAGTTACTGGACAATGGTCCATGCTCCTCTCCCTCACGATCGACAACGTCGTCCTCATCGATCATCAGGTCCTCGAGCTCGGACCCGGGTTCAACGTGCTCACCGGCGAGACGGGGGCGGGCAAGTCGATGGTCGTCGACGCGCTCGCGCTCGTGCTCGGCGGCCGCGCGCGCCCGGAGATCGTCCGCGCCGGCGTGCGCGAAGCGGAGGTCGCCGCGCTCTTCCAGATCGAGCCCGGCTCGCGCGTGTCGGCGAAGCTCGAAGCGGCGGGGGTGCCCTTCGACGGCGAGCTCGTCGTGCGACGCGTCGTGCAAGCGGAGGGGCGGAGCCGCGCGTTCCTCAACGGCAAGGTCGCGACCGCGGCGCAGCTCGCGGAGCTCGCGCCGGACCTCTGCGATATCGCCTCGCAGCACGAGAGCGTGAGCCTCACCGATCCGGGCACGCACCTCGAGTACCTCGACGCGTACGGCCGCCTCGAGATTCTGCGGGACGGGCTGAGCGAGAAGGTCGCGGAGCTCGCCGCGATCGTGCGGGAGATCGAGCGCGTGCGCGAGGCGGAGCGCGATCGCGCCGAGCGCGAGGACTTCCTCGCCTTCCAGCTCCGCGAGATCGAGGAGCTGAGCCCCGCCGCGGGCGAAGAAGCGGACCTCGAGAGCGAGCGCGCGCGTCTTCGTCACGCCGAGAAGCTGACGAACGCGACGCAGGGCGCGGCCGATCGTCTCTACGAAGGAGAAGAGGCGGTGTGCGATCAGCTCGCGCGGGTGTCGACGGAGCTCGACGCGGCGGCGGCGATCGATCCGAGCCTCACGCCGCTCGCGCGCTCGGTCGATGCGGCGCGGAGCGAGCTCGGCGACGTCGCCCGCGCGCTCGCGCGTTACGCGGCCGGCATCGAGGCGAACCCGGAGCGGCTCGCGGAGATCGACGATCGCTGGTTCCGCCTGCAGAAGCTGCTCCGCAAGCACGGCCCCACGACCGTGGAGCTCGTCGCGCACCGCGACGACCTGAAGCGGCAGGTCGCCGAGCTCGCGGGCGCGGACAAGCTGCTCGCCGAGCTCGAGGCGAAGCGCGAGGCCTGTCTCGCCGCCGTCGCGTCGGAGGCGCGCACGCTCTCGCGCAAGCGGCGTGACGCGGCGGCGAAGCTCGCGGACGCGATCGGCCGTGAGCTCGCGGGCCTCGGCATGGGCCGCGCGCGCGTCGTCGTCGACGTGTCGCCGGTGCCGGCGCCGGGCGCGAGCGAGCTCCCTCCCGTCGACGGCGCGCGCCTCACGTCGAGCGGCATCGATCGCGTCGAGTTCCTCATCGCGCCGAACAAGGGCGAGGACCCGCGGCCGCTCCGTCGCATCGCCTCCGGCGGCGAGCTCTCGCGCGCGCTCCTCGCGCTGAAGCGGGTGCTCGCGGAGAAGGGACCGGCGGGGCTCTACGTCTTCGACGAGGTCGACGCGGGCGTGTCGGGCGCGATCGCGGAGGTCATCGGCCGCGCGATCGCGGACGTCGCGCGTCACCGCCAGGTCCTCTGCATCACCCACCTCCCGCAGATCGCGGCGCTCGCGGACGAGCAATACGTCGTCGACAAAACGGAGGCGAAGGGCCGCACGACGAGCAGCGTGCGCAAGCTGAAGGACGCCGAC from Labilithrix sp. includes:
- the hisF gene encoding imidazole glycerol phosphate synthase subunit HisF, coding for MLTKRIIPCLDVKDGRVVKGVQFVDLVDKGDPAEHARRYDEEGADEITLLDITATHEGRRAMLDVVARTADATFTPLTVGGGVTDEAGVEALLEAGADKVSLNSAAVRDPGLVERCAKRWGTQAIVVAVDVKRAETPRSWDVYVRGGRTKTDLSATDWVKRVIDLGAGEILLTSMDRDGTLAGYDLELLRAIRGLASAPVIASGGAGTLDHLAEAALEGASGILAASIFHDGTFTIGQAKAHLAARGLPMRIDAREAAS
- a CDS encoding Fic family protein; this encodes MAAKASPKTAKKAEAPRPKRSAPPAVKVAPPPKPLTTEERVAKLEERLLAAGPEFQKSYRDGLDMSWIYHDSALEGSVYTGQELRAAIDPEAALATDSSIQPIAEEIRRHREALDFIRDYATKKKLPINVDIVKKIYLILHPEEGDIKTVKYRKDIPQHRLYFHEYAPPDKIAHKVRQILEWTVDPETRRTRSPVRIAARAHYDLLRIFPFATDSGKVARLLMNLILLRHGYPPAIVHSTERQRYYEALKGSSATMTQIVQESIENNLGSVEKLLEIHESKGYTIRV
- the recN gene encoding DNA repair protein RecN gives rise to the protein MLLSLTIDNVVLIDHQVLELGPGFNVLTGETGAGKSMVVDALALVLGGRARPEIVRAGVREAEVAALFQIEPGSRVSAKLEAAGVPFDGELVVRRVVQAEGRSRAFLNGKVATAAQLAELAPDLCDIASQHESVSLTDPGTHLEYLDAYGRLEILRDGLSEKVAELAAIVREIERVREAERDRAEREDFLAFQLREIEELSPAAGEEADLESERARLRHAEKLTNATQGAADRLYEGEEAVCDQLARVSTELDAAAAIDPSLTPLARSVDAARSELGDVARALARYAAGIEANPERLAEIDDRWFRLQKLLRKHGPTTVELVAHRDDLKRQVAELAGADKLLAELEAKREACLAAVASEARTLSRKRRDAAAKLADAIGRELAGLGMGRARVVVDVSPVPAPGASELPPVDGARLTSSGIDRVEFLIAPNKGEDPRPLRRIASGGELSRALLALKRVLAEKGPAGLYVFDEVDAGVSGAIAEVIGRAIADVARHRQVLCITHLPQIAALADEQYVVDKTEAKGRTTSSVRKLKDADRVAEIARMIGGVRVGEAARRAAQELLGARK
- a CDS encoding TerB family tellurite resistance protein encodes the protein MHDGEYAIVRALVPVAWADGEFAQKEREMLDGLLEAYGATESEREQLREYAKEKRTLDDIDLQELSAGDRRVLLQIAVLLSFADGHQHADEIKIVNDLATKLRIPADEAKAVIAAAEERAKKNLSMLV
- a CDS encoding response regulator produces the protein MRVLIIEDSDSIVRMIQALMSGRGHEVKSAGSGARGIEEALAWKPHAILLDINLPGAFDGIQVCEKLRADATLKDTPVIIISAMNDEEVKRKAFTVGATAFYDKPFSPLALLKEVESLQRRSVPSF
- a CDS encoding sensor histidine kinase; translated protein: MSKGRLTRNELSWLLTQEAQNAAERLRVGVTFLRTQAPPPPSAAEDPAHGVETSLDALDDVMKMLSNLNQRAPAGAAGQAAPQGRRGRIDLAALLMEAAPDARVSIEPGSGTEVYGDEADIRRMLQVLVGHGHGDGTQVNIRRDGDEVKVSVTLGPDLSPTAETERAWLSRVIIRYGGRHELEGGNEVLVFPAESASDRNESAALRKELDEARKQGEVYARELAAVFDKGEEVTAFSSMPPAPGGSAIERFEAMTKLCSGIASELRSVLGPAGRELGSMRRHEITDEQLDTLRRRVSHAQEIVATLGGVGELRTDELETEIDLGEAARAAARALGGLAEKAGARVNVTVKPEGGHVTVRRGARAIEVILRELVAHALEASPRGAVVEVAVTASENGSGVRLVVDDAGSPLPASGRRGFMTLETHAGTYGRPSALPVFLAAELAACQRASLELSDPPATRGDGSGLRVAVTFADG